The genomic region aaaattatcctcctgtaatggatacaattacttattagatacttaatcaacctggtagttatttaaatgcatctcatgaatgttgttactacttatctgtatggatcacttaatagtgatatatatgaatatacctaaagggttaaggtatcataagcatctaatgtaaaacccaagggaatatattccattaaatcacaaagatttctaagtgggtttatacaaacggggcgtatgtggtataaccgattaaatgactacctgataaaaaaaaaagggtataaatataaacttattttgcacgtatgttttataaaaacaatgttcggatatgagatcgtagttgtttatgtcaatgttcttaacatcatatgaacaaataaagagatctatgaaatcattcaacttctaaagaattattttgaaatgaaagatcttgaaaaaatcaagtattaccttggattgcaaattgagcatatgcctaatggtttacttgtacatcaaacaacttataccgaaaagattttaaaacatttttttaaagacaaactcattgttgttagattactcaatattgacactgatctatttcatccctgcgaagatcatgaaaattttaacagatcggaagttctatattttagtgcaattgaggttcttatgtatcttatagattatacaagatctgacatttcttttgcagttaatttgttgacaaggttcagctcagcccctaccaaaagacattggaatgggatcaaacaaatagtttgataccttcggggaactactgatttataattattttattctaacaactcgaaacaagatttgtttggttatacagatgcagattatttatccgatctacataaagctaaatctcaaactggatatgtattcctaaatggaggcaccgcaatatcatgacgttctcaaaacaaacacttgttgcaacatcatcaaatcatgccgaagtgattgcattacatgaagctactcgggaatgattttagttaagatcaatgatacaaatcattattgattcttgtggactagaacgctataaaagcgtaacaactatctatgaagataatacagcttacataatacaaatgaaagaagagtatcaaaaatgacagaacaaaacataaatgctgacgaggcgctaaagctataaacggtcttaacggtcataagtttgatggaaaagaatggtatattggtaaggctcagaaaaagactgaaagggaataggaactgaaacaacggtttgaactaaccatgaaagagactgtagacaaatcacgagggccaaacttgtacataaaagatttagatgatacagtttcagatgaaaacctcagatttttctcatatactcaagatatcgtaaaagacaaccagattaaaatgagatacgttcaatcaacaactctgctgatctttataccaaagcactgctaactgctattttcagaacacacgttcataatattggcatgaggcatgttcagaagatgtaacaactcaggcgttgcctacttgagggggagtcaactttatgctgcactctttttcccttgactaaagtttttatcccactgggtttttctttagcaaggtttttaatgagacagtactagttgcactctaataaaattggtcatccaagggggagtgttataatatgagtacaaaaagtcatatggatgataaattttagtcaactttgtatagcttgtatagtaatattttacactataaataaGGCCTCTATGTTAGCCTTCAAaaaacacactttgatatatatttcatatatataaactctCTCTCTTTTCTTACTTATATGTATAAGTCTCTACTTAGTAAATAAgccaaaggtagttataaactactaaattacaacatatatatatatatatatatatatatatatatatatatatatatatatatatatatatatatatatatatatatatatatatatatatatatatatatatataataaaagacgcaatgaaaatgataaaatcaaattttcatgaattTTAAAGCATGTCCAAAGGTCAATTTAGCATAATATACTACTCTAACATAATATTTTTTTTGTTAACCTGGGTATCCAACTTATTTTACGAACTGACTAATCCCAGGGCTACTACCCGATTTTCGTGTAcccggagtcattgcaggcgaacctccgtgACCACGATGAAATAACTGCAGCTGCATGAAATCGAATCCATGACCTCCATTATAGAAGGGTGAGCCCTCAACCATCACACCACCACCATAATTCTCTAACATAATATTTGTTCGTTAGAAATTTTATGCATGGAATTCTTTTTAAGAAGAATGAATGCACATTTAATGTTtgaataagttttatttaattgaaTTTATATCTATAAGAAACCTTTAAGATTGACTTCTATCATTAGCACGTAACTTAGTTGATAATGGGTGGGAGAATTTTACGACCAATAAGTAGAAGGTGGGCGGTTAACCTTGTGTTGTAATTCATGTGGTAGTAGCATGTCCCTTTTAGCGAGAGATCAGGAGTTCGAATCCCCTAGGGTGCAGCATTGCACACATGGTTGGGTCCGGGTTCTCTCCTGGGCAGCAGTTGggagcgggttatgcaactgctAGAAATGAACGCGTGGATGATTTAATCCCCCTAAGTGATCTGAACTGCTGTTAAAAAAAAGAAGGTGGCGGTTCAAGCCTTAGCGGCCCATACTCATAATCATTGAGTGTGTCAAGTAAGACACTTTTAATAAATGGAGCTTGTGAACATTGATATATTGCTAGTTATTAACTTTTTATGCGATAAAAAAGTTTCATATGTAAGATTTGtctacatttatattaatattcaGTTTTCATTTCTTTATTATGATAATTTTTATGTTGTTTGATATAATATTTATGTTCAGGTCTATGTTTTAAGAATATGCAGCCCCTCGGTCTAAGATTTCTAGATCTGCCTGTGGCCTAACATGTAACAATCAACAGGCTTTGTTGTTCTTAAATTTTAATtgaaaatgaaatgaaatgaagtgaaaggAATATAAAGAGAATATGTGTTCTTAAGTGTTACGCTGGAAAGAAGAGAAAGTAGCTAAATGTATTGTTTAATGTAATTTCCTTCAAGACTTCTTTCCAAATTAAAAGGATCATCTTATTTCCCATTCATCATTTCTAAACCTTCTCAAACAAACTCGAAAACAAAGCTGTAGAATTGCAAGAATCACTAATTATTTATTCTATTCCATATGCTTAATGAATATTGTTTGAGTTATAGAACTAATTAGTTAGTTAAGCAGACTAATAGTGATGTACGTGTCTAACAGATTCAAGACCCCCCATCCAAGCTATTTTTCTTTTGTGAACAAGAACCAGGAAAGGGAGGGCAAACCTCAATAGTCTTGAGTCATATCATTTACGATAAGATGAAAGTAAAGCACCCCGAGTTCATTGAAGATTTGGAAGAACATGGAGTGATAAATGTAGCAATAATGAAGGAAGAGGATGATGTATCGAACGTTGGTGGTAGAAGTTGGAAATCTGCATACATGACTACTGACAAGAAGGTTGCAGATGAAAGGTTTTTATTTACTTTCTCTACCTTATCTACTTATCTCTTAGTATCATAAGTGCATACTTAAAAGCATCACGTTAAAATATTGAGACCTACATTTTAGCGTATTAACGATATCTAAACATTGCTCACAAGAATATTTGATTCAGGGCGGCAAAACAAGGAGCAAAACTAGAATGGATGCAGGGGAATGCAGTCAAATCATCTATAGGTCCACTACCAGCCTTCAGATTCGATGAAAAAAGTCAACGTAAAACGTGGTTCAATAATGTCTCATATGCTAAAATTGTCCCATTGAATGATAGCAATGTTAATGATATTGATGCATATATTGAGCTTGGAAATGGTAGCCTTGTACCTGATCAAGCTCAAAAGGACAGCTCGAAAATAATGGAAGACGAATGTGTTTTGATATCTTGGAAGAAAGGTGATGTTATGCTTGTTAATAATTTCACGGTCCTTCATGGTCGAGAACCGCTACTAAAGCCACCACGCCGCATACTTGTATCTCTTTGCAAGTGATCGAGACAAGATGTGTGATTCAACTTCTTGTTGGCAAAATGTTAACAAATATAGTTTGCAAGAGTgatatataatacggagtattgTTTAAATAAAGATTTGTGCTTGTGTTTCGTGTTTATCCTTTGTTTAAGCATTCGATCTCTGCTAAAGACACTACCTGTTTGCAACGAATTAGTCATCGTAATAAAAGTTGTACGTGTTTGCAAATAGCTCTTGTTTTATTCCATAATttatttatactcgtattatattatattcatagttatatttatattaatattaatatctttatttatatttatattaatattaatatttatatttatattaatattaatattaatattaatatttataatatatatatatatatatatatatatatatatatatatatatacatacatacatacatacatacatacatatatatatatatatatatatatatatatatatatatatatatatatatatatatatatatatatatatatatatatttatttatatttatatttataatataatatatataatatatatgtatataaatgcacacacacacacatacatacatatatatatatatatatatatatatatatatatatatatatatatataacatgtaattaaAAAGATGTCGCAGTTCTCGCTCCTTTTTgtggttcaaacgagaaccacaaaaagggcgagaactgcgagaactttttaatTACATATTTTATATGCATTTATTTTCAACAAATTACATATAAATGTTTTCTAATGTTCATATCATTGGCAAACAAATGTAACAACCACATATTACATGTTCAATTGTGAATTATATGAAATGTTCGCATGTTCACAAACacatatgcacatgtgaacgagagattatatatttgattatatagttgAAGTATAGCTTTTTTCAAACTTTTTTTGTTCCATtttactctccatcaacatttatatgtGATTCAACGAAGTTACATGTGAAAATCCTAGTAATTTAATAGTTCTCGctctttttgtggttctcgtttgaacttttgactatatatatatatatatatatatatatatatatatatatatatatatatatatatatatatatatatatagtggtaggatc from Rutidosis leptorrhynchoides isolate AG116_Rl617_1_P2 chromosome 9, CSIRO_AGI_Rlap_v1, whole genome shotgun sequence harbors:
- the LOC139865567 gene encoding clavaminate synthase-like protein At3g21360 yields the protein MATGRFFRQVNLPEQKHYDDGVIFPVVLTPNTSVDCNLTEEAKVCAFKEAIKAEKQWLESIVDKCGAILFRGFPIKSPYDFNDIVEAFGFPKMEYTGGRAPRTEVISHVYTSNENPPEERIAFHHELSYIQDPPSKLFFFCEQEPGKGGQTSIVLSHIIYDKMKVKHPEFIEDLEEHGVINVAIMKEEDDVSNVGGRSWKSAYMTTDKKVADERAAKQGAKLEWMQGNAVKSSIGPLPAFRFDEKSQRKTWFNNVSYAKIVPLNDSNVNDIDAYIELGNGSLVPDQAQKDSSKIMEDECVLISWKKGDVMLVNNFTVLHGREPLLKPPRRILVSLCK